The DNA sequence ATCGAGTGGGAGTGACGGTCGGCGGGGACATCTCGGCGCGGAGTCATCCCCCGACCGTGACAACCGGCCGGCCCCCTGTGGACGGGGCCGGCCGGGTATCCGACGTCGGTGTGCGGGTCAGCGTCGGATGACCATCGCCAGCCCGACCAGGACCAGTAGCACGAGTGACGCGGCGATCATCACGGTCGTCGTGATCACCGGCGCGCCCAGGATCGCCCACACGGCGACCCCGAGGGAGAGCAGTCCGGCCACCGCGAGCACCGGCGACCCAGAACGTTCGCGCCGCGCGACCGCGTCCGTCGCGGGCTCGTAGGCCACCCCGTACCCGGCCGGGATCCCGTGCACGGGGGCGGCCCCGTACCCGGCTGCGACCCCGTACGCGGGGGAGGTCCCGTACGGGAACCCCTGCGCGTCGGTGACGCCGGAGCCGTAGGGAAGCGGGTCCTGGAGCGGCTGGTCGGGGCGGGTCGTGGAGTCGGAGTGCAGGCTGGTCATGTCGGGGCTCCCGGTGGATTGCGGTTCTTCGTGGTCCGTGTCGTCGGTGTGGTCTGGGTGAGCTGTCGGGTCGTGGGCGCGCGGGTCACTCATCGCGTCACCACGACGCTTCCGACGCCGGAGTGCACGCTGAGGGTCAGGACGGGGCCGGAGACATCGCCGGACAGGCCGGTCGGGCAGTCCACGCTCCCGATGTCGGTGGTGCAGTTCGTCTCCACGGCGACCCCGTCGGGCAGCAGTACCTGCACTTCTCCGACGTTGTTGGCGATGCTGTAGCTGCGATCGCGGTCCAGCTCCAACTCGCGCATGTCCACGGTGATGCTGCCGACCTGATGGTTGATCGGGGCGTCCAACTGGGCGGGGTCGGTGATCTCGATCAGCTGCTCGCCGGTGCCCTCCCAGCCGCCCTCGGGCACCTGGACCAGCGAGGCGAGGAGGACGAAACCGGCGAGGGGGCCGGCGACGACCAGCAGTCCGTGCCCTCTGCGGGTGACCGCGCCGACGAGTAGCCCGCCGGCCACCACGGCGAGTCCGATCGCGGCGATCCTCGTGGCGTCGAGCCAGACCACCCCGCCGAGTGTCGCCAGTCCACCGGCCACGGCCACCGCGATGAGCGCCAGACCGAGGGTGACCTTGGTCAGCCGGGACCGGGGGCGCGGCGGTGCGGCCGCGGGCGGAGGCGTGGCCGCGGGGTCGGGCAGATCCCAGGCGAACGGCGCGGCTCCCAGTGGGTCCCAGGAGGGCGGGGCCGGCGGGCCGTGGGGCGCGCCGGGTCCGGAGCCCGGTTCCTGTGACGCCCCGGCGGTGCGGCCGGCGTCGGCCCGGGCCGACTGAGGCCGTACGGCCGACACCTCGGACCACCCGGCGGGTGGCACGGGGGTGCGGCGGTGGAGTCCGTACCAGCCCGCGAGCATGGCGAGGGCGATGAGGAATCCCGCCCCCACGAAGAGGCTCTCCCCGGAACCGCCGAACGTCGGTGCGCTGAGGAGGACGACCACGACGAGGATCACCGCCGTGATCCTGGAGCCGGATGCCCGGCCCTTCCCGATCAGCGCCTCCCCTTTGGAGACCTCGTCTCCGGCGGAGCGCAGGAGGAGCCACAACAGTGCGTACAGGAACACCCCGGCCCCGCCCCAGAGTGCGGCGATCACGAAGGCGATACGGAACAGGACGGGGTCCACGCCGTAGCGTCGGCCGAAGCCGCCGCAGATGCCGGCGACCTTGGCGTCGTCCGGGGTCCGGACGGGTCGGGTCCGCCACAGGGAGCGGAGCTCTGATGGGACGTCGTGGGTGCTGGAGCTGGACATGACTCCATCGTGGCGGGCGGGACGCCTTTCCACATCGGGGGCCGACCCTGAGATCCGGACCCCGGGATTCTCGGGGTCGACCCCCGATGCGCCCCGGGTCGCGATCTGTGACCATGGCGGTATGAGTGAGAAGGCGACCGATCAGGTATCGGCCCCCGCGCCGCAACCGCCGGTCGTCCCACGGCCTCCCGTGCCGGCTGTGCAGCCGGTGGGGTTCCGATGGTATCCGCCGCTGGCCAGGATCTCCGATGGATCCGTCGTCGCCGGTGTGTGCGCGGGACTCGCGGCCCATCTGGGGGTGCGGGTCACCCATGTGCGCCTGGCGATGGTGGTGCTCGCCACCCTGTCCGGTGCGGGTGTGCTGTTCTACGCCGCCCTATGGGCTCTGACCCCGTCGGCGCGGGCCCTGGAGGGAGCCGCCTCCGTGGACGCGCGGGAGCGGCGGCGCGGCATGGCCCTCGCCGTGGTGGCGGTGGTGGGGTCGGTGCTGTCGTTCATGGTCACCACCGCGACGGGACTGCACGTGATCGTGCCCGTCCTGATCGTGGCACTGGGCGCCGGGCTGGTCTGGCAGCAGTACGACGGTGGGGGACGGGTGGCTCCCCGGTCCGTCTTCGACTGGGCCAGGGTCACCGCCGGGGCGACCCTCGTCGTCGTCGGACTGGCCGTCGTGGTGCTGGGGCAGGTCGAGTTCGCCGCCCTGCGGTCGTCGTTCCTGGCGGTGCTGGCGACCCTGGTCGGAGTGGCGTTGCTCAGCGTTCCCGTGGGGCTGCGGCTGTGGCGGTCGCTGGAGGAGGAACGCGCGGCCCGCATCCGTGAGTCCGAGCGCAGCGACATCGCCTCCCACCTGCACGACTCGGTGCTGCAGACGCTGGCGTTGATCCAGAAGCGCTCCGACGACCCCGCCCAGGTGTCACGGCTGGCCCGTCGGCAGGAGCGCGAGCTGCGGCAGTGGCTCTTCGGGGCGGGGTCACGCATGTCCTCGGGTGCGACCACCGTCGCCGGGGCCGTCGAGGTGATCGTCGGGGACGTCGAGGACGCCTACGGTCTGCGGGTGGACCAGGTGGTGGTGGGCGGCGACGGTCCGGTCGGCGACGCCGAGGAGGCTGTGCTGGGCGCCGTCCGCGAGGGCCTGGTCAACGTGGCCAAGCATGCCGGCGTCGACACCGCCGACGTGTTCGTGGAGAACGACGACCAGGTGCTCACCGCCTTCGTCCGTGACCGCGGCTGCGGTTTCGACCCTGACGACGTGGGCGGTGATCGACACGGGTTGTCCCAGTCCATCCGGCACCGTGTCGAGAGCCGGGGCGGCAGCGTGACGGTGCGCAGTACTCTCGGTCGCGGAACCGAGATCGGGATCGAGATGCCGCTGGAGGGCGAATGACGGACGAGCCGGTGGGTGGCGTCAGGGTGTGCCGGGTGTTCCTCGTCGACGACCACGCGGTGTTCCGCAGCGGTGTCCGGGCCGAGCTGGCCGGTCAGGCCGGGATCGAGGTGGTGGGCGAGGCGGGGTCGGTCGCGGAGGCCGTCGCCGGCATCGGACGGGTACGGCCCGACGTGGTCCTGCTCGATGTGCACATGCCCGAGGGCGGTGGGGTGGCCGTGCTCCGCTCGGTGCTGGGGACCGATCCCAGTGGCGGGCCCGCCACAGCCGACACGTCCGGCACATCCGGTGCGTCTGACGCGCCTGTGTCCACCTTTCTGGCGTTGAGTGTCTCGGACGCCGCGGAGGACGTGATCGCCGTGATCCGCGGCGGGGCGCGCGGGTACGTCACCAAGACCATCTCCGGCGGGGAACTGGCCGACGCCGTGCGCCGCGTGGCCGACGGGGACGCGGTGTTCTCCCCGCGCCTGGCCGGGTTCGTCCTGGACGCGTTCGCCCGTGCCGCCCCGGGCCTCCAGGAGCGGGGTGAGCCGGTCCACGATCCGGAGGTCGACTCCCTCACCCCGCGGGAGAAGGAGGTGCTCCGGTTGTTGGCACGGGGGTACACCTACAAGGAGATCGCCGAGACGTTGTTCATCTCGGTCAAGACCGTGGAGACGCACGCCTCCAACGTGCTGCGCAAGACCCAGCAGTCCAACCGGCACGCGCTCACCCGCTGGGCGCAGTCCCGCCACCTGGACTGACTCGCCGGACCGTCCTGGGTGTCTTGACATCGCGAAGAGTGTTCCGCACACATCGGCCGGGAGTGGGGTGTACGGAACGCTCTTGGCGTTGACGCCGAGCCG is a window from the Dietzia sp. JS16-p6b genome containing:
- a CDS encoding PspC domain-containing protein, producing the protein MSSSSTHDVPSELRSLWRTRPVRTPDDAKVAGICGGFGRRYGVDPVLFRIAFVIAALWGGAGVFLYALLWLLLRSAGDEVSKGEALIGKGRASGSRITAVILVVVVLLSAPTFGGSGESLFVGAGFLIALAMLAGWYGLHRRTPVPPAGWSEVSAVRPQSARADAGRTAGASQEPGSGPGAPHGPPAPPSWDPLGAAPFAWDLPDPAATPPPAAAPPRPRSRLTKVTLGLALIAVAVAGGLATLGGVVWLDATRIAAIGLAVVAGGLLVGAVTRRGHGLLVVAGPLAGFVLLASLVQVPEGGWEGTGEQLIEITDPAQLDAPINHQVGSITVDMRELELDRDRSYSIANNVGEVQVLLPDGVAVETNCTTDIGSVDCPTGLSGDVSGPVLTLSVHSGVGSVVVTR
- a CDS encoding ATP-binding protein, whose translation is MSEKATDQVSAPAPQPPVVPRPPVPAVQPVGFRWYPPLARISDGSVVAGVCAGLAAHLGVRVTHVRLAMVVLATLSGAGVLFYAALWALTPSARALEGAASVDARERRRGMALAVVAVVGSVLSFMVTTATGLHVIVPVLIVALGAGLVWQQYDGGGRVAPRSVFDWARVTAGATLVVVGLAVVVLGQVEFAALRSSFLAVLATLVGVALLSVPVGLRLWRSLEEERAARIRESERSDIASHLHDSVLQTLALIQKRSDDPAQVSRLARRQERELRQWLFGAGSRMSSGATTVAGAVEVIVGDVEDAYGLRVDQVVVGGDGPVGDAEEAVLGAVREGLVNVAKHAGVDTADVFVENDDQVLTAFVRDRGCGFDPDDVGGDRHGLSQSIRHRVESRGGSVTVRSTLGRGTEIGIEMPLEGE
- a CDS encoding response regulator transcription factor, translated to MTDEPVGGVRVCRVFLVDDHAVFRSGVRAELAGQAGIEVVGEAGSVAEAVAGIGRVRPDVVLLDVHMPEGGGVAVLRSVLGTDPSGGPATADTSGTSGASDAPVSTFLALSVSDAAEDVIAVIRGGARGYVTKTISGGELADAVRRVADGDAVFSPRLAGFVLDAFARAAPGLQERGEPVHDPEVDSLTPREKEVLRLLARGYTYKEIAETLFISVKTVETHASNVLRKTQQSNRHALTRWAQSRHLD